In Oryzias melastigma strain HK-1 linkage group LG6, ASM292280v2, whole genome shotgun sequence, the DNA window ttgattCTTAAAATAATGGTCttaaaccatctgtgtgctgcctcctacaggttgaaacgaggcaTTACAGTTGAACTTTTTAATTGGTCCCACATcctttcagaagtcccacgtcatgatctgcaactccagtaatgataacattCCTGCTCCTCAGCTCCACCCTTCTGACTGGATTTaaaaatttcggctgtgggcggagtcagccgccaattgtcctgtttggttacccttttaggggttggattggagggttaaaccaccaaatggtttctgAGCTTGGCTGTGTGTACAGTTAACCGCTCCCccagggatgggtcaaatgtggacaacaaatttcacacaactTGATGTGTGACAACAAATGGAACTTTAACTTCTGGATGAACggaagaggatggatggatggcaatTAACTAAcactgaatataaaaaaaacaccaaaaaatgttcACCTTTTCTGGAGTTACATACAGCAGCTTAATTAAAGGATCTTTTCTGGACAGCTGCATATAAATCCTTCCTGCTTCACTGTCACTTTTATCACCAGACAGGCTTGTTGCtggaatctgaaaaaaaaacaatgtcatttGATCTcctgattatttttcaaattgttacattttcagtgtctaaaaatgatgaaactaatcaaaaacaaaaaaatgattttctacaGATCAAAATGAATGCAATGATGTCAgaacaaacttaaaaaccatATCGTCAAAATTATTTACAATctcaaaattttgaaaattagctgaATTACAGATGTAGGCATTCCATAATTTCATATCAAATTGtgaattatttataattttttctaatttaaaaaaaaaatgcataaaagtaaCTCGTAAGCAGACTGTTTCTCTAGATTGTTTCAACAGATCAGAGCGAATCATCACGCTTACATCAAGGGTTGTAAGTTTCTGGATCTGATCGACTATAAGCGACTTGAGTGGGGAGACGACGACGGTCACTCCGGGAGAAACACAGGCAGGCAGCTGGTAGCACAAACTTTTACCTCCACCTGAAGCAGACACATTTGTATAAAAAGTTGAACGTTTTCCGTCCAACTTGTTGATCAATACTGTTAGTTTTATGTAGAATTGTgcaatttaaacattaaaccaTCAGAGACTTGTTGCAGATTCAGTCTGTATGCTCAAACCCTACATTATTCTAAATGAGAAAATACTGGACATGAAGGACAAtcacatattttattatataaataaaactattagaAATGTTGAGTTTTCCTAGGGATATAAAAATATCTATTCCCGTCGCTTTTGCTTTTCAAGAAGTCTAAATCTCTACTTTCTGTCTCTTACAGGAACAAACGTAAATCTCTTGGAGTTCTGAATCTCGGTGCTACTCCTTTACCGTGGAGTTAAAGAACacagtttaaatgttaaattagatGATTCTCATTGGACTGTGCTTCCACCAACCTGTCGGCATCAACACAAAGGTATCTTCTCCCAGAAGAGCAGCATTTATAGCTTCCAGCTGGTTGAACCTGAACTGATGAAGTCCAAACCGCTTATGAAAGATCTTCATCATTTCTTGGGAGTGGGGAAAATTGAATCCTCGGAAGCGGTCATGAGCTGGGTTTCTGAAGGTGGGCTCTGATTTAAGCaatggcaaaaaaaattataaaagataCTGTAAATGAACAACTGAATTTAGTATCTTTCATTGTTCAAACACAGATTCATTAAAACGTTTtggcttaaaataaatatattcaatttGTGCTTGTTTAATAATCCATCAGTTGTGCAGGTCATTAATAATTGTGATCAATAAAACCAAGCAGACGCTGAGattcaaagaaaagtttcagTTCAGAACCAAACAGGTTCTACACTACACAGATGGAAGCAGCTGAGAACAAATCCaaactacattttcttttgttttgcagcaccACCTGCAACTTTTAATTTctactaattattttttccccattctACACCATTCTTAGAATCTCTGCCCCTATAGTCGATGAGTTTCAATCCGACTTACCAGGTGAAGATATCTTGGGAGGCTTCGGCGTGGAAACTGAGGTAGAGGGTTTCTTGTCCCATGAGGACTTACTCGGGCCTCCTTCCTTCACAGCAGGTGCAGTTATCCGGTTTTGTCTTTGGACTGATGACGTTGGGGCTTCTTCAAAGTATTCAGGAATGTCAGACTCATTAAAGTCATCTATATCAAAATCGTCAATGTAAAAGTCGTCAGTTTCAGCATTATCTACAGTTGTGCAAGTTGGGATTTTCGATTTATTTTGCTCCACAGACACAGGTTTGTTGGGTGAGAAGAGATCGTCTTCGTGGAGACGACTTGTGTTCTCTGAGAACCGAGAAGGTTGTTTTAGAAGTCTGGGAGCTGATAGAGAATCACAAATACTTTCATCTTCCACACAGATCGCCCTGCTGCTGTTACTGGACAAGTGGTTATAGGTAGAATGATCCGAGTCGTAATCCAAAGAAATGACTGAAGGTCTACGGGACTGCTGAGACTTCCTGGAGTCCAGAACCGCAGAGCTGCTGGGCGTCAAAACACAGCCAGAAGAAGTTTCTTTAAAGCTGGCGTCAGAGATAACGGTGCTGTCAGGCTGCTGCATCCTGAATGAAAAGTCACCGCCAGTGGCAAGAATCCTCTTTCTGcaggaaaaagaagacaattacatttctgagaagACTGAAACATGCAACACTGTGAAAAGTTGATGATCAAACCTGTGAGCTCTACGCAGCAACAGTTCATTCCCACAGGACAGAGAGATCAGTTCATGCTCTGGGATGGAATCGACCAGAGCACAGATGGACTCCATGATACTGTAGAGCTGTTCACCTGccaaaaatacagaacaaaaaaacattaacaatgaagaaaacctcaaaaataCGATCGAGTatcggagaaaaaaaaaaagtaatattatgagattaaaagttgtaaatttactagattgaAGTCGAAATGAGCCTACGATTCATCAAGTGAACGGCGTATGCAGCAGCAGACAGACTTAACTGTCAGTGTCTTGGATTGAGGCAttacaaaagtttaatttacagtttattaatgttttatttactgatGGGCGGCTTGGTGGATCTCTGCAGAACCCGTTGATGAGCCACCTCCACTTCCAGTGATTTCTTCCTCCACAAaagaccagatctcctccagcTGTGTGATGTTTCTTAAGAGTTCTAGTTTGGGGAATTTTAATTGTTCTTGTGCTAACGTAACAgcctatttttatttctctttgttgttttgtgctgAAACGGgatgtttcatttggagaagggGGCGTATTGAACACTGTTGTCATTCTCCTTTGCTGGTTCTTCTGCACATGACAGAGACATGACGTAAGGAAGCATAtgggcttctgggtatgtgGACTGAAAGGGTAGAAGTCCGTGCGcctctgagctctttattttacaaataaaactgcATCACTGATACTGAACCCCAGAAAATCTACCTCACtgataataatttaatttcgattcaccaaaaggttcagaattgtttgtttttgacaccaATCTGGAAATAAAACTTCACAAGGTGCTCCATGTCTTTCATATTCGAGGACGGCTCAGATAAACATACAACTATGGTTCTGTTCATgtacatttacgactttttgtcttgtaaatttattacttatATCTCGTATGTTTCCAAGATTTgaagtaatacatttacgaatttgaaacaaaaaacatttacaagaaaaaaaagtcccaaaattagcctatgactttttaagttataaatataggactttgttcttgtaatttaacagttatgactttcttcttgtaaatgtatacattttttttaaagtcgtaattttttTTGATTGTAAACTGGCATTAATACTCTGTCGTACATAAACCCtgatgttgtaaaaaaaacaaaacaaaaaaaactcacgCGTTGAGTCTTTGGAGAGACGATCTGAAGGTTCAGGAAGAGTTGGAgcagaactttttgttttagaagaAATTAATCGACTTTGAGTTTCACCTGTTTTAGatctgtgaagaaaaaaaaacactttttaaacttatttttaattaatcttaAGGATAAAACGTGAATACAGCATATAACAGGACAGGTAACAACAACAAGAATTATGATGGTAAATCCAATAGTCTGTGGAAAAACAgtaattgtaacaaaaaaaatcatgttttaggaTGCTACCGCAACTTAGGATAGAATTTATTACTACATTTTTGTCAAGGAAGAATCACatcttgacttttttgtttttgctgaaatgtgaaataaatcaaCCAGATGATTCATAACTGCAGAGGGGCTAAAAAAAACTACCTTGTCTGTAGTGAAGATAATGTATAGGAAGTCTCATCAGTGCCAGGTGAAGGAGGAATGCAATCAAAGTCAACTTCAGGCTCAGAGTTGTCCTGAAGTTCAATAACCTTTGGGTCAATCCATTTCTTACTTTCTGAAGggcaaaaaaaatatctggTTAATAAACTctcaagactttttttaagccattttccTTGGTAAAGCATCATAAAATAACTACATACCTGATTTAGTTTCAGTCTTTCCAACCACAGTGTTTGTATCATCTTCACTGTCGCTCAATACAGACTTTAAGTTTTCAAAGGCACgtcttttctttacttttacagGCGAGTCTTCCACTTCAAATTCTACTGGTTCCTGAATCAGACCAGGTTCAGGTGAAACTGTACTGTTGCTTGAGACATTTTGCTCCAGTTCATTTGTCTCCATTCGGGGTTGGTCGTCATCCTTGATGCTTAATTGTGGTGTCACATGAGCGGTATTGGAACTTTGTTTCCCTGTGAACTCTGGAAACTCTTCACCTGGAGATGATGGCTTTGTGATCTTCCCGGAACTGAAGGAGTCGTTTTTAGTTTTGACAGGAGTTTCAAAGTCATCAAAATCATCCCAGTCATCCAGTGGAAATTGAGATGCATCAAAACTTGGCACATTAGTTTCGCTGATGCTGTGATTGTCAGCTTTGGTTTGAGTGGTAGCACCATTATTACCAGACAAAGCAGAAGGAGTCTGACATGCTGGGAAAGTGTTGCCTGCTGGAATGATGGAGTCTGACTGGCATTTAGAGCTAACTGAGAAGAAGCTgttgattttggatttttgagttCTTTCAAGCTTGTTTGAAAATGTCACAGAAGATTTAGTCAATAAACTGCTTTTAGGGACATTGACATTCCTGTTTGCCAAAACACTCGAGGCAGTTACCTTGGCTGGGTATTCCACTTTAGTTGTACCTGATGTGGACTTCTTTTTGAAAAGAAAGggactgaaagacaaaaaaaatagggCATATATGAAAgaaagcattttctttttaagatgttttgtagtcatcagcATGTGAGCTTCCCCACAACCATGGAGGCAATACaggttctccatcatgagaaaattgccacaagaacatgttgaaataaatatattttcattagGGTGGGTCTTCAAGACATTACAGGCAAATCTGTTTTGTATTGATAAACGAACGAAgagttttactttaaactttacatGACTGAAAACACCTAAAATGTGAGTCCTAAAAGCGCATTTTCATAGCTAGATTAAACGTACTATCGTGATCGTGAAGTTAGTTGCTAAAGCTAGATATCTAGTCACACGGCTGCTCGATAATCTGAACGGGTCAGAAACGTTCGCTCAAAAATATCTTCCTAAACAGAAATccgcctatttttttttttatctaggaTGCTTGACAAATAGGCTAAGATAAATGCTAACAGAACATGTTAATGCAATCTTACAGttcatattttactttacttacCCCGTTTTTGGTTTAGCCAACGATAGCTTGCTTTGGGAAGCATTGTTGTGCCTCGCTAGCTGTTCTTGCAAGTTATTTTGTGGAAGACTAGACATTGTTGGCAAACGTATCGAGTGTTAGCTAACTAGCGGTGTCCACTGTGCTCATACACTCAAACATATTTTCCCGAGCATTCTTTCTGAGGAATGGGAATGTTTGAAGTGCCTCCGTTCCTCCGTAAGCTTGTAAACAATAACAGTTTTAGCCCTGAATGCAAAATAGAGGTTCCGTGGTAAAAAGGTTAGCCAAACTCCAGATTTTGCGCCTATTCAAGGGACAAGCTTCCTATTGGCTAACTTTGAGCGGGGAAATGAATTATGGGAAATGCAGTCATGTTGATGTAAACATATGGCAACTTCTACGGAGATAACAAAGGCTCAAAAATACATCCGTGATTTTACGAATGTCTATGGCAGAGTCACTGACTAGACTGTGGACTGAATTTGAATCAAGACACAGTTTCGTCCCGCAACAAACATGTTAAACTAGataatttaataaacaaacactTCAGAGCGGGGATCTTTTCTAACATTTTACCGTTGTCGTTTGACGGAAGTGCACTGACCAATTGCAAGCGTGTTAGCCCGTCACATGATAGTACTTAGCCAATGAACAGCGTGCTTTACAGCCCATAAAGGTTGAGCTGACGGGaattaaaataaagtctaaTGTGGCGAGTTAAAGGGTCAGCATATATCTAACCATGAAACGGATTACtcgttaaaacaaaacaaacaaacaaaaacaatgaatgttCCGAgttcatcattaaaaatgtggttCCACTCCAGCCTAAGTTTGAAATTATGACAAGCTATAGTTCACTTTTCTcactaaagccttagtcactaCTGCCCCTTATGGGTAAATATGGGGTGTCTGTGGGCAAGAATGTGCAAACCTGTACAAGGGGCACAGATGGCCTGCAGGAAATAATAAGGCCATAGACCACTTGTTGAGCCAGTTTAGTAAAAATggtcatgcacattttttttctgtgcatgtgatatgtcatagtgaacacttttGCAAGACTTAAGGATACGTAAGGATGAAATAGATGAGACACCGGtatattgtagttttttttttcatatatatatttttgatccACCAAAGCCTTACAAGTTCTTCACTAAACACTTATACACGTGACAGTCATACGTTCTATTTTTATGACATCCCTAAACCCTTTAACTGACCGACCAatacaaaatcaacaaaaaattatttatttctgctgtttttgtctgGTGGAGTAATACACAatcaaagttctttttttaataatatctCTCCTTCCTCTGCTTTGCTGTTTGATTGAGCAGGGAGCTAAAGGGATTTATGGTGGTCAGGCCATACAAGAGAACGGCAAGACAAGAGCACTTCTCTTAGGATGCCGCTGCACCTGTCTGCGACTCTCCACAGCCACGACAACCCCAAAACCAGTAGCATCCATGCAGGTTTATCCCCATACAGCTGCATGTGACTAGGCTTAAGATCTgcagaaaacatttctgttctctAAAATGGTTATGATTCAAGATTTAAAACTAGGAAaacttcctctttttatttttaaacacttctGACATTTACACATTTGAAAGGCAGCACTGTTTTTGTTAGTATTGAGTGAAACTTCCGCTCCAACCATCTTTTAATCTGtcataaaagtgttcccagttgtctttaattatgatttttaaggaaaaatcaaGGGACCTGTTTCATTTTCTAGTAatggggtctgcaacctgaaggtctggagccacatgcagcttttttatTCCTGCATTCTTcctttgaagaaaacttcaaacttaactaattaattgatatatgtttagatttttgataTGCCAGATAGCCCTGACTGTATAAAATTATGGTAAAAGGTTGAATCTACTGTCAGAGTGGTTTATAATCAAAGTGACTTtatcttattgcatttacatgaacatattttaaaataattgggATTTTACactaatgttgtcatgtttttactctttagtaaaagaagaaaaaggaacacaaaagggataataataaaaaatctcatgtttcttccatttttaattaaagtaaatctgctgcagctggggGGTCTGGTTAAACACAGGATGGGTTTTATTATGAAAGGTATTTGAATGTTCTATTGTCATAGTGTCTaagttaaatttgttatatataGAGAAACTTAGTtgtagagaacatttcaaagctatattttataaataaatggattaatgacttcagaaaaaaaacaaaattgtatttttctaactttaaggTGAAACTTTGCAGCTCTTGCTGAGTTTCGGCCCTTAACaacctggaccaaatggctcttttaaaggttgcagactcctgttctaggatatagtttctgcagagtgacaggatttcatctgaaattcgcctctgaattgtgggcggcaCTGTTGacgtggagtaagcccgcctttttcccatcatccaatTGCTTGCCCTCCCAGTAGCTTCcagaccctcacaacctcaacatTAAGAGGGCAACAAATATGTGAGCAAAATCGGAACAAtctagctgtacagttctgatgtGGCTATAGTTCTCTGAATGCATTAGAATGGAACGGAGCGGGAAGCTTGTGGTTGCTGTAGTCGACACAacagtattttttgtctgctcttgttTCACAATGctttgaatgttaaaaaattttgttaaaaacaccaaaaacattttttttatcagttggTCTTCAAAGATATTGTCAGTCATTTTTATGTCAAGCTACATGTGTCAATAAGTtgttgaacacttgttaattaGTGATCTTCAGTCTGGAACTGGGAAAACACAACTacatgatttattttgtaaaatgctATAAAATGCAGTAAAACATGAAGGGATGGAAGCAGTCTcagtaaaaacattgatttaaaaactgcaatgttacattttttattaaaaatacttaaatacaaTTTAGGTGTGTTTGTTGTCAGCAGTTATGATTACAGTGTAGGGATTACTAGTAGACAAATAATGTGGagcaaaatacagaaaactaaGACAGAATGATACTTTagtgaatattttgtttttcaaagattttattcagatgataaaaagttttttcattcatttttttacccaaatagagataaaaaaacataaagattaaATCTCAGGGATGTCATTGGAAAAGTTTCTTCCTTTACGTTAATCACATTTCTCTTGAAAAAATATCACgtttaaattttaatataaaatctaCAAAAGTGCTACATATAAACAATTTGTAAGTACAAAATCCTTTAGGCCAGTCTcacattgattaaaaataaatttcaaagAATTCTGTGCAATTAGTGCAGTTTTTAAcatcctttcatttttgaaaagaatGCATCTTACATGTTTGACTTTTAAGAGGTGATCaactcaaaaacatttcaggTATTTTTTACGTGACACAATTTTTGAATTACACTATAATTAGACAGCAAAATCAACGTAACTTTAGTTCCATTCAAACTCATTTTTCACTTTGATCACATGCGTTTGACTTGATCTTTTCCATTTGTGTTATTACACATATgtgatataaaaataacaatatggTTATATATAATCATATTTTAGTGCagaataaaacatacaaaaaacaaataagcattagcacacacacaaaaaaaatattttatcttttaaaaactttaaaagcattttacaattttagaaaaaaagtcaaaccacAGGAAAAGAGGCACAGGCTGCAAGGCCACACATGTTCTTCCCACGTTCAATGAGAAAGTATCTGTAAGAGAAAATGACCTTTAATagtgattttaaattttattagcatttagTATTAAAGTAGAAAGAACTATTACCCATTTATGCCCCATTCAGCCCCCCAGGAGTTCTTTACAATCCAGTATGGAGTTCCATTCTCTTGTCCATAGCCCACAGCGAGTACAGCATGGTTTACCTTGTCTGCAGTGCTGTGGCATTCAGTGCTAAATTTAGAGAGAGAGAACATGACCGATGTGGTGAGGAATGAGTAACTTAACTCACATCATTAACAATTAAACCGGGGACACTTGACaggaaataaaatatcaaattagaaGATGAATAAAAGTAGAAAGCAACTCTAAGATAAAAGTGTGTTCACACCAGGAAAGTCTGTTCTCTTCTTTGATCTGGATCAAAAGccaatttagtttaataaagttaacaaagtataaaataaataaatgcaaatgaactttttctcattgccaaaaaacatttactaacattttctatcatttgcATTCAGAACCTGTTGTAAAAAAATACCTGTACCTTTGTaacttttttgattaatttattaacCAACTAAATGGTCAAACCTGGTTTTGTCTCACCTGGTGTACACGCCCTGATGGTATTGCATAAAGTCTGAGGTCACTTCAAAGGCAAAGCTGACAGGATTCCGAGTGGCGACGGCATCCACCATCCCCATCTCATCATACTAGGGGAGCcaagattgtatttttacttttgttcagaaattaaaacataaataaataaaaagatgccCACTCACCGCTGTGACGTTCACCACTTCCTTCACAAACGCAGTCGCCAGGGAAGGCTTATACATACATTTACCGTCCTAATGTAGTAAAACGTAGAGTCAgtccttgtattttttatttcatttattcaacaTATTAAACATAGGACATACCCATTTATGATCaaagtaaacacatttacataataaaacatacaagaaaacacatcttagttctataaaaaacatatatcaAAAACAATTAACGACTTTAATCTCCTGATGACTTACCATAGCTGTGTAGGGGTAGTCCTGTTCCGTCATCAGTCCTTTGTTGTACTTTATGTATTCAAACGCTTGACTGGGAAGACCCCTGAAAGACAAATTAGGATTTGGTTTCAAAATTCAGATTGATAAACTGCAGTGGTTACAggaaactttaaaagaagaaagaaaatgttgaagtcaCCCGTTACATCCATGGTTGTTGAAATCTTGGGCGCAGTCAACCAGCTGTTGTTCCGACTGTTTTATCATCAAGAATGGTATGAGGACAGCAGTCAGCACATCTAATTTGGTCACTTTGGCATTAATTGTTTGAAAGCGAAGTTTGTCACCAATGATATGAGCTTTCCGGTGAAGATTGCAGTGACAGATTCCAGACAACCAGTGGTGGAAAACGTCCAACAGCTACCACAACCTCCCTTCAGTACCAAGAATGGCAAACATACACATCATTATTGAACTATTTGTGCACTAAGTACATTAGTACACATTTTACACTTGAACCTTGCGCTTCAACAAGACACTTTTGTTACAAACCAAAGgtctgagacaaaaaaaaatattaaaaaaacacgtaACTAGAGAGCTCTTCgatcattggccaggaattacgagggcgggaaaaagcaacaagagtaaaaaattatagaagtcatgcgctttgcaatccttgGCGAGATAGCTCACttgttcaaactttatatttcgctgaccaattttgaacacCTGTTtcaacaacactttttactgctacttt includes these proteins:
- the ctsh gene encoding pro-cathepsin H gives rise to the protein MTSLWLLLALPFVTSAVPVSEHDEVQFKVWMAQYNKEYNIMEYQERLQIFTENKRKIDKHNAGNHSFTMALNQFSDMTFTEFRKAFLWSEPQNCSATNGNHLSSKGPYPDSIDWRKKGNYITPVKNQGGCGSCWTFSTTGCLESVTAIFTGKLISLSEQQLVDCAQDFNNHGCNGGLPSQAFEYIKYNKGLMTEQDYPYTAMDGKCMYKPSLATAFVKEVVNVTAYDEMGMVDAVATRNPVSFAFEVTSDFMQYHQGVYTSTECHSTADKVNHAVLAVGYGQENGTPYWIVKNSWGAEWGINGYFLIERGKNMCGLAACASFPVV
- the blm gene encoding Bloom syndrome protein homolog isoform X2 encodes the protein MSSLPQNNLQEQLARHNNASQSKLSLAKPKTGPFLFKKKSTSGTTKVEYPAKLERTQKSKINSFFSVSSKCQSDSIIPAGNTFPACQTPSALSGNNGATTQTKADNHSISETNVPSFDASQFPLDDWDDFDDFETPVKTKNDSFSSGKITKPSSPGEEFPEFTGKQSSNTAHVTPQLSIKDDDQPRMETNELEQNVSSNSTVSPEPGLIQEPVEFEVEDSPVKVKKRRAFENLKSVLSDSEDDTNTVVGKTETKSESKKWIDPKVIELQDNSEPEVDFDCIPPSPGTDETSYTLSSLQTRSKTGETQSRLISSKTKSSAPTLPEPSDRLSKDSTREQLYSIMESICALVDSIPEHELISLSCGNELLLRRAHRKRILATGGDFSFRMQQPDSTVISDASFKETSSGCVLTPSSSAVLDSRKSQQSRRPSVISLDYDSDHSTYNHLSSNSSRAICVEDESICDSLSAPRLLKQPSRFSENTSRLHEDDLFSPNKPVSVEQNKSKIPTCTTVDNAETDDFYIDDFDIDDFNESDIPEYFEEAPTSSVQRQNRITAPAVKEGGPSKSSWDKKPSTSVSTPKPPKISSPEPTFRNPAHDRFRGFNFPHSQEMMKIFHKRFGLHQFRFNQLEAINAALLGEDTFVLMPTGGGKSLCYQLPACVSPGVTVVVSPLKSLIVDQIQKLTTLDIPATSLSGDKSDSEAGRIYMQLSRKDPLIKLLYVTPEKVSASGRVISALQNLYERGLLARFVIDEAHCVSQWGHDFRPDFKRLHELRQKFPNVRMMALTATATPRVQKDILNQLNMTRPQVFTMSFNRSNLKYSVLPKKPKKVDEDCISWIKKHYPRDSGIVYCLSRNDCDAMAESLKRAGIQALSYHAGLSDGDREYVQSKWINQDGCQVICATIAFGMGIDKPDVRYVIHASLPKSVEGYYQESGRAGRDGEISHCILFYSYSDVQRIKRIISMDREGDRYTKATHFNNLHSMVHFCENVMECRRIQLLAYFGELNFNRNFCKDHPDVSCDNCAKPNEYKLKNVTEDVKKIVRFVQENCEKVGSKFGKTAQQNRLTLNMLVDIFIGSKSAKIQTGMFGMGGAYSRHNADRLFKKLVLENILVEDLYITNNGQAVSYVSAGAKAMNVLSGYMQVDFYETESASSIRKHKASVSKSVSQRDEMVQTCLKDLVDLCKELGKAFGLHYYNIFSMPTLKKIAERLSSDPEVLLQIDGVTEDKLEKYGAEVMKVLQKYSEWQLPVEEQAEGVNEGWIDTTWGRTQDEDDESSTYFGNKSARGQKRKKAPFFKYSKKRKGFGNANSNSRGGNNKSWSSSSSRGGSRAAGRGSRSSAGDPPAGRRPGILAAPTPQSMPRPFLKPSFSHLS
- the blm gene encoding Bloom syndrome protein homolog isoform X1 gives rise to the protein MSSLPQNNLQEQLARHNNASQSKLSLAKPKTGPFLFKKKSTSGTTKVEYPAKVTASSVLANRNVNVPKSSLLTKSSVTFSNKLERTQKSKINSFFSVSSKCQSDSIIPAGNTFPACQTPSALSGNNGATTQTKADNHSISETNVPSFDASQFPLDDWDDFDDFETPVKTKNDSFSSGKITKPSSPGEEFPEFTGKQSSNTAHVTPQLSIKDDDQPRMETNELEQNVSSNSTVSPEPGLIQEPVEFEVEDSPVKVKKRRAFENLKSVLSDSEDDTNTVVGKTETKSESKKWIDPKVIELQDNSEPEVDFDCIPPSPGTDETSYTLSSLQTRSKTGETQSRLISSKTKSSAPTLPEPSDRLSKDSTREQLYSIMESICALVDSIPEHELISLSCGNELLLRRAHRKRILATGGDFSFRMQQPDSTVISDASFKETSSGCVLTPSSSAVLDSRKSQQSRRPSVISLDYDSDHSTYNHLSSNSSRAICVEDESICDSLSAPRLLKQPSRFSENTSRLHEDDLFSPNKPVSVEQNKSKIPTCTTVDNAETDDFYIDDFDIDDFNESDIPEYFEEAPTSSVQRQNRITAPAVKEGGPSKSSWDKKPSTSVSTPKPPKISSPEPTFRNPAHDRFRGFNFPHSQEMMKIFHKRFGLHQFRFNQLEAINAALLGEDTFVLMPTGGGKSLCYQLPACVSPGVTVVVSPLKSLIVDQIQKLTTLDIPATSLSGDKSDSEAGRIYMQLSRKDPLIKLLYVTPEKVSASGRVISALQNLYERGLLARFVIDEAHCVSQWGHDFRPDFKRLHELRQKFPNVRMMALTATATPRVQKDILNQLNMTRPQVFTMSFNRSNLKYSVLPKKPKKVDEDCISWIKKHYPRDSGIVYCLSRNDCDAMAESLKRAGIQALSYHAGLSDGDREYVQSKWINQDGCQVICATIAFGMGIDKPDVRYVIHASLPKSVEGYYQESGRAGRDGEISHCILFYSYSDVQRIKRIISMDREGDRYTKATHFNNLHSMVHFCENVMECRRIQLLAYFGELNFNRNFCKDHPDVSCDNCAKPNEYKLKNVTEDVKKIVRFVQENCEKVGSKFGKTAQQNRLTLNMLVDIFIGSKSAKIQTGMFGMGGAYSRHNADRLFKKLVLENILVEDLYITNNGQAVSYVSAGAKAMNVLSGYMQVDFYETESASSIRKHKASVSKSVSQRDEMVQTCLKDLVDLCKELGKAFGLHYYNIFSMPTLKKIAERLSSDPEVLLQIDGVTEDKLEKYGAEVMKVLQKYSEWQLPVEEQAEGVNEGWIDTTWGRTQDEDDESSTYFGNKSARGQKRKKAPFFKYSKKRKGFGNANSNSRGGNNKSWSSSSSRGGSRAAGRGSRSSAGDPPAGRRPGILAAPTPQSMPRPFLKPSFSHLS